The sequence ttttgtaaaattcgcaagggcctatcgtgggatatgccctaatcacatgttactaccgatgtaaaagcgattcacacgtggTATCAGGCGACTATCACCGGAATGGAACGGTTACGGAATAGCAACATTTATTGttagcaattcatatgaagagacactacgtcaagttcacggaacattatAACGTTGGGTACGTGAGCAATTTTCggctaaaaaaaatttgaattaattttgacgttgaccgaaaaaaaaaattttggagaTCGCCTGAATCATGTTTAATGCTGGCGttacctgatgaaaacaaaccaatcttatttgcatttgtggttgtgaGCTGTCAGAAAGCCTAATTGAACGTGTGTTTCGAGCAAAACCATAACCTCTATTGGAATTTATAACTTGAAAGACATTTTCCTTGCGCTACTTTGAGGATAGATTCGTCTAGCATCATTGCAACCAACCACTTCAATTTAGACATTTGTCAGTAGTTGCTGGCATCCAAGCGACTTTACTGTTTTAAGATAGTGAGAGCACTTAAGCCAATACCTGCTGTGGTTATGTAAAATGGGTCAGCAGTCTTATACTATCATTTGTGGGCGCATTACCACACTAATTTCATCAGTTacgtgcttttggtgtcacttTAAGAACCTATTACAGTCGGATCTCTAGATTCACGCAGTGACACTTTGTTTTCTAACATGTTTTCAAGCCTCTCAGTACTGTTGACCCGCTCAAAAAAGATATTCCGAGTTACTTTTGGGAATGAATGATCAAGTTGAATTTTCGCATTAAGACCTGCTACCTATTTTACGCTCATAATTTTGGGATGGAGGTGCCCATGTCAGTCGATTAAtataaaattttgcaaactatGATCTATGAAACCTTTTTTATGACGTTCAGCAAAATGATGTCGTAATAATGAAATCGAGTGAATGTAGCCGGGTGtgtgttacactagtgtaatataatgtaaataacaaaaaacgaatgaagttactgaagaaaaaaaacaaaggcaTGCTAGATAGCTTACAACTTGTCAAAAGAATTGGTGTTTAGAAATCACTCAACCGACTGTTTTTACTAAACTAAAACTTCCGGAGAAGCTCTCACCGAGTGAGCACGTTGTCTCGCGTTGAAGAATTTTCACCCGTACTATGGCACGATTTTCTGACACAATAAGGATATCActggtagtccagtgaaaaaagTCTATTGGACTATAAACAAATATCAAGGAGCAATAACTCGTTAACTTTTGAGAAGATGGTGGAAACATTGAATTGGAATCCGAAGGTTAGCGTGTCGGACTCGTGATAAATGtgttgaaaacaaaatacataaaaCGAACAGTTTCTTTAAAGTTGCGCcttccaccacgaatattgatagacggcgatcgcggtggttgacgagtttgtgtatttgggctaaCTTGTGACCACCGACAATGATACACGCAAAGAAAAACAGAGACGTATATTAGCAGGAAATGTCGTGTACTTTGTACACAGAAAACTCTTTCGATCGAGGTAAATACACAACCGTATAAAATTCACCACTCATAAAAGGCTCATtacaccggttgttctctacagCTACGAGACCTGGACTGTAGAGGACCAACACGTCTTCAGTGTACTCGAAGTAAAGGTGCTGCGTATCATCTACAAAGGCGGAGTGCAGATagcagacggaacgtggagacggcgtataaaCCACTAGATGCAACAGCTACTTGGAGATCCACCTATCGCACGTACAGAAAAAGTCGGACGACTGCGATGAGCTGGGCATGTCTTTAGGATACCGAATGCATCTTTAGAAAAATGATTCTTGAATCCGGTAGGCACAAGCAAACAGGAACACAGCGAACAAGGTGAATCGATCATTTGGAGGGTGAATTGCCTTGAGTGGACATAAATCGAGCTACATAGTCACATTTGCTAGACACAGTAAACAACACCACAGGACCAGGGTGATAGATAAGGTAAGTTATTACTCTAAACTTTAGAGAAGTTTAGGAAAAATTGCGTGAAATTAGggaatttcaaaatgtttaGCAGGTATAGCGCGCgattaaaaaagtttaggaGGGGCATTAGGTGAGATTATTTTAGATTAAATAAGTCTGAGTAATACGAAGTTAAGAGTTATTGAGTATGTATTGAAGAATATTAGTATCCGCGTACGGAACTGAACCCGTCCAGAAACCAGCTAACAAGGAGACGGATACACGTTCGGATGATACAGGAAAAATAACGACTGCATATTGAACACTCAGGAGACTGGCATTAATATCACTATGTTCTGAGGCGGTTCATAGATTTGGCTATTATGATGTCACCGTTCATCCACGAGGTTGCATGAGCTATAGAAAAAACAAATCATAACTTCTTTATACTATTTTAATAATCTTCACATAATTAACTTAATATGGTTGCATAACAACACGGAATATGTGATAATGTTAAATCACAACAAAACCTGTATATTCTAATACTTTATTAGAAAGCAAATATTTCTCGTTCGATGCATCTTAAACATTAATCCAATAATATGCCGCAGAATGTTACGCTTACGTACCTAACGATTAAATACCTGTTTAGTACAATTCTGTTCTTTTGCAGAAACATATGAATAGCTATACTCACGGAAGATTAATTCAGCCGTGTAATAGTCGTGCTGTTTAGCTGGAACTGCCTACCAGAAGGACTGACAGACATTACTTTTCCGCCGGTGGCCACAATCTTCGGCTGAGCAACCGATACACCATCACTGTGCGGCGCTGGTCCAGCTGATCCCGGATAAATCCTAGGTGGTCTTTGTAATAACTGTGAGCGTAGCAGTGAGTTGGCAGGTCCATTGTTACTATCAGTTACGCTTTGGATACTACTGACTGCTCCAGTAGATGTGCGACTAACCGAAGATTGAATAATTGTTTGAACCTGCTTTCTCTGCACAATGAACCGTTGCTGGGATGTTGTGGAATTCGAAAGATTATttgatgttactattgatttagtcGCGTTCGGTGTCGATGGTTTTGATGTGTTTAGTAACTTTAGGGAGTTACTTCCGACAACGATTCTTCGAGAATCACCGCCGCTGGTGGATTGTTGATTATTGGATCCGGATCTAACCGGCATCGGCGTCCTTTTAGGAATTGTCACTATCTTAGGATTGCCACCGGTAGGTGTTTGGCGGTTTATCGGTTGTGTTACGGTCATCACTTGTTTTCCATTGGGTAGTCTATGAACTTGCTGGGTACCTTGCGACGCTTGTGGCTGTTCTACCAACGATTGTACATGTGCTATCTTGAGTTGAGGAATTGAAGCAGCTCTCGGGGCCTGAATTGAGTTCTGCACTCCATTGATGTCGGAAACGTTTTTCACTGAAAGTGATGGCTTTGCAGCCGTTGAAGATATTTGTGGTACGGTAGAATTCACCGCCTTAGACTGAGGTCTTGGTGCTACCACCATCGGCCTCTGTTCGGGCCTCCGACTAATAGATTGCAGCGCCGAATTATTGTTCACAACTGTAGCCGTGTTGGGAGTTTGTGTACCACTTCCTTCGCCTTTACGTTTGCTAATGCAGATCAGTTTTTGAGCGCCATTTATTTTTGCCTTAATGAGATATGACTCGTTTTCGTCAATTCCtcgaaaatgttttacaatatTCAAAATATCTGACTCGCTCAATGCTGGCTGGTCTGGTCTATTTAACAGTGGAGCACTGACAGTAGGAACAATTGCTTGTCCAACGGCtacgtcgtcgtcatcatcaatTTCTATGACTTCCATGGATGGATCCGAAGAGGATTGCGTACTAGCGGTAGTTTTCTCAGTTGACGAATCAATCAGTTGGCTTATTGGTTTTACTGAAATAGCTGGTCTTTGAATGGTAGTAGTATTTCTATAGGTCGTATCAATGACACGACCGTAGAATTCTGAATTAGTAATAACACCATTTTCATTAGAGATCTGGATTGCTCCCAAGTTAGTATGATTGAGCTCTTCAATATCCTCGTTCTGGCCATACCAACGTTCCAGTAAATTCGATAATTCTGCGTCGAGATTGGCTTCTCCTTCAATGTGAGGAACAACAACGGGTGCAGGCAGTAAATCTGGCAAGGTTAAAACTTGTATACCATTCTTTTCTGGACTTTTTGAAGGAGTAGTTGAATGCAAAGGCTCATTATTGGATACATTAGGTTCTTCCGTTACTTTTGCTCGTTTTGCAGGAGGTTCCATAGTCACGTCAACGTATTTCCTCTTCTTAGCTTTTGTCAAACGATCTCTCTTCGGGCAAACATGATTGGTGTGACTTTCCAAAAATGTATAGGTTCTTTTGCAATACAGACATTTATATCTACACTTCCCATGGTGAGCGTCGATTGTTGCAGAATCATCGAACATCAGACAACATTTGGTACAGAAGAATTGTATAGGATGCCACATGTTCAAAAAGCTGTCAGTGTCTTCCTGGTAAATAGGACCGGACACCAGCATAAGGGACTTCACCTCAAAAGGATCTTGCAATGCGTCTCGGAAACGCTTGCTACGCATGCAATCTTCCACCAACAGCAGCATATCCACCGGTGTGGATGCGGGGGGCCGATATCCGTCCGTTGTTTCAAAACGTGTTTCATTATCTGAAACGGAAagtaaaagtgtcaaaactacaAAATATTACAGCTATTTTATTCGGTCTCAGCTATAACATTCAATAACGGAACGCTGTAAAGTAACAGAAAAGCCTACGATTGATTCGACAGGTAAACTATTGTACTGCCAATACtcccatatcagtcccatatgagtTTTGGCCACTTTTGAGTTATCCAGACGCAAAATGTCTATTTTTGCCCTACTttcataaaacaaatttttcaacgatctagtattctttccttcgacggccaAGCACTAATTGAAGTCGTTGTGCGTCAAACATCAAtggtagatctagcaatcatgggcgactttttcagtggaaaattccattgtccatacaaaaaaactttatagatttttcccacttttccggcaagttttcctaatttttttgatgtacgaacccgatgGGGGtagaaactgatcaaacaaaaaaagaaacatgtaaatccgtccatccgttcttgcgCATCCGTTcttatatacactgaagtctttttttatgcgagtttatgcaccgcataaaaaaccgcataactctgaaagttcgcataaaaaaaacacataactctgaaaattcgcattgaaaaaaccgcataactctgaaacttcgcatcaaaaaattcgcaaaaaaacgcataaaaaagaccttagtgtatatagataaattatgttcattttatttatgtttaggaaaatatttaaatatgaaaaGTCCATAAATATCAAAATATCAGATATACAGTCGCTCATAGAATCTCAGGATACTATTGGATAGAAACCATttcttcaaagttttgatttaaataaaaagtaCTTTTAAACTAGAGTAGTTTGATCTGCAACTTTTTGCAACCTTCTGAAATAATTAAGTACGAAATATgaccatttttttatataaaactatccacaactatttcaaaaattgtcatagAGCTTTGAAATTTTCTACAATTTTACGTATTTTTACAACATCTTTCAGTAATATTTTCGAATGAGTTAACGGTTACAGTTAGCGAAATGTTTTATTCAGCAAAGTTATAAGAAATTGCAATGACTACAATATTGTCGAAGACGAAAACTCTTTATCTGCCtccagtaaaaagttaatttttctaTTTGTCTTTACACGCGTGCTGGAACATGGTCGTCCATTCACGTCAGACCGCGTCAATAACCCCTACAACTTTGCAGAAGACACCACCAAAGAAAAGTAAGACCGCCAAATAATTAAAGGCAtgaaatttcagttttgaaCCACAGTGCACTGTACCAATGTTCAGAGCTGGTTGTGCATGCAAAAATTGGGATAATGTAAGAAAAACTATCTTTGAATCGATAACTGGATATCTTACGTTTCGATCTCAGTTCCTCGCCAAAACAGCTTCTTTCGGAATCAAATGTATTATTCCCATTTATACTCACAATATCTTAATATGGTTGCATAACAACACGGAATATGTGATAATGTTAAATCACAACAAAACCTGTATATTCTAATACTTTATTAGAAAGCAAATATTTCTCGTTCCATGCGTCTTAAACATTAATCCAATAATATGCCGCAGAATGTTACGTTTACGTACCTAACGATTAAATACCTGTTTAGTACAATTCTGTTCTTTTGCAGAAACATATGAATAGCTATACTCACGGAACATTAATTCAGCCGTGTAAT comes from Malaya genurostris strain Urasoe2022 chromosome 3, Malgen_1.1, whole genome shotgun sequence and encodes:
- the LOC131435267 gene encoding uncharacterized protein LOC131435267 — its product is MGFNVKVCCRLCQKDAANDTATHIDLRQRQEVGELIVDLFGVDIKRSERGSNFICVTCYKDVTNLKKHIDVHRAKSKLVSLNQAILNSQLEAFPEEDEHELEDNETRFETTDGYRPPASTPVDMLLLVEDCMRSKRFRDALQDPFEVKSLMLVSGPIYQEDTDSFLNMWHPIQFFCTKCCLMFDDSATIDAHHGKCRYKCLYCKRTYTFLESHTNHVCPKRDRLTKAKKRKYVDVTMEPPAKRAKVTEEPNVSNNEPLHSTTPSKSPEKNGIQVLTLPDLLPAPVVVPHIEGEANLDAELSNLLERWYGQNEDIEELNHTNLGAIQISNENGVITNSEFYGRVIDTTYRNTTTIQRPAISVKPISQLIDSSTEKTTASTQSSSDPSMEVIEIDDDDDVAVGQAIVPTVSAPLLNRPDQPALSESDILNIVKHFRGIDENESYLIKAKINGAQKLICISKRKGEGSGTQTPNTATVVNNNSALQSISRRPEQRPMVVAPRPQSKAVNSTVPQISSTAAKPSLSVKNVSDINGVQNSIQAPRAASIPQLKIAHVQSLVEQPQASQGTQQVHRLPNGKQVMTVTQPINRQTPTGGNPKIVTIPKRTPMPVRSGSNNQQSTSGGDSRRIVVGSNSLKLLNTSKPSTPNATKSIVTSNNLSNSTTSQQRFIVQRKQVQTIIQSSVSRTSTGAVSSIQSVTDSNNGPANSLLRSQLLQRPPRIYPGSAGPAPHSDGVSVAQPKIVATGGKVMSVSPSGRQFQLNSTTITRLN